One part of the Phaenicophaeus curvirostris isolate KB17595 chromosome 2, BPBGC_Pcur_1.0, whole genome shotgun sequence genome encodes these proteins:
- the ENTPD6 gene encoding ectonucleoside triphosphate diphosphohydrolase 6, with amino-acid sequence MEAMKISKRFFAFGILACIAIYVAYIKWHLDSKPVVGATEGAAESRVDKSSHRALTMDLSIFYGIMFDAGSTGTRIHIFKFTQQPRGTPKLTHETFKALKPGLSAYADDVEKSGQGIKELLEVAKTEVPVDLWKFTPLVLKATAGLRLLPGEKAQKLLDKVKEIFQASPFFVRDNCVSIMNGTDEGISAWITINFLTGSLDDPQKRSVGMLDLGGGSTQITFLPRAEATLQTSPAGHTTSFQMFNNTYKLYSYSYLGLGLMSARLAILGGVEGKPLGEGEELISPCLPPGFESEWQHAEIAYKVKGQKAGEPLYESCSNKVAKMLYKKVHKAEEVKDLDFYAFSYYYDRAAEVGLIDKEKGGSLTVGDFEIAAKYVCKTMEIGPGSSPFLCMDLTYITFLLQELGFPKSQVFKLARKIDNVETSWALGATFHYIDSLNRLQY; translated from the exons ATGGAAGCCATGAAGATATCAAAGCGGTTCTTCGCTTTTGGGATTTTGGCATGCATAGCTATTTATGTTGCATACATAAAATGGCACCTGGATTCCAAACCAGTCGTGGGAGCAACAGAAGGTGCTGCTGAAAGCAGGGTAGACAAATCGAGCCATCGGGCACTGACCATGGATCTCTCCATCTTTTATGGAATTATGTTTGATGCAGGAAGCACAGGAACTCGCatccatatttttaaatttacacAGCAGCCAAGAG GAACTCCCAAACTGACCCATGAGACCTTTAAAGCACTGAAGCCGGGTCTATCCGCATATGCCGATGATGTTGAAAAG AGTGGCCAGGGGATAAAAGAGCTCCTGGAGGTGGCGAAGACAGAAGTACCTGTGGACCTGTGGAAGTTCACTCCCCTGGTCCTGAAAGCTACAGCTGGCTTACGGTTACTGCCAGGCGAGAAAGCTCAAAAGTTGCTGGATAAG GTAAAGGAGATTTTTCAGGCCTCCCCGTTCTTTGTGAGGGACAACTGCGTGTCGATAATGAATGGAACTGATGAAG GTATTTCAGCCTGGATCACAATAAACTTTTTAACAG GTAGCCTAGATGATCCGCAGAAGAGAAGTGTAGGGATGCTGGATTTGGGTGGTGGATCAACACAGATCACCTTCCTTCCACGTGCCGAG GCAACTCTCCAGACATCACCGGCTGGCCATACAACTTCATTTCAGATGTTTAACAACACCTACAAGCTGTATTCGTACAG TTACCTGGGACTCGGGTTGATGTCAGCAAGGCTCGCCATTTTAGGAGGAGTTGAGGGAAAACCCT TAGGAGAGGGGGAGGAATTGATCAGCCCATGTTTACCACCTGGCTTTGAATCGGAATGGCAACATGCTGAGATAGCGTACAAAGTTAAAGGACAGAAGGCAG GTGAGCCTCTGTATGAGTCTTGTTCAAACAAAGTGGCGAAGATGCTCTACAAAAAAGTGCACAAAGCTGAGGAAGTGAAGGATTTGGATTTTTACGCCTTCTCCTACTACTATGACCGTGCGGCAGAGGTTGGTCTCATTG ataaagaaaaaggaggtaGCTTAACTGTTGGTGACTTTGAAATTGCAGCTAAGTATG tTTGTAAGACCATGGAAATCGGCCCTGGAAGCAGCCCTTTTCTCTGCATGGACCTCACATATATCACCTTCCTCCTGCAAGAACTGGGCTTCCCGAAGAGCCAAGTCTTTAAG cttGCCAGGAAAATTGATAATGTTGAAACGAGCTGGGCATTGGGAGCCACTTTTCATTACATCGATTCACTCAATAGACTGCAGTACTAA